The window GGTGTTATTTTTTTTCTTGGTACATAAGCTGGTCGACCCTTCACTAGATATTTATCAAAAGCATCCTGAAGGTTCACTCCATATCCTGATTTTACTATTAATTGGGCAATGTGAGGTCTTCCAATTGTACCTTCTTTTGTATAATTCTTTAAGTCTTCATAAAATACATTTACTCCAATTGATTTTAATCTGTTAATTATTTTTTTGCACCTTTCCTCCCTTTCCAACCTCATTTCTTGTAAAAAATCATTAAGACTTTTGCAGTTATGATTTATATAATACCCAAGGACATGAACCTCAGTATTATAATAATCAGTACTTATTTCTATTCCCGGCACAAAGGTAAAACCAGGGTATTTTATAGCTTCTTGAAAAGCTTCCTCCAGGCCTCCAACTGTATCATGATCCGTTATAGAAATTGCCTCTAGACCAAGAGAAACTGCCATTTTAATACATTGGCCAGGCTTTAATGTGCCATCTGATGCTGTTGTATGAACATGTAAGTCAGCTCCCATAATTACCTCCTGGAAGAGTGTTTTTTAAAAGATTAATTATATTGTTTCCCATAATCTTTTCAATCTCCTGGTTATGAAAGCCACTTTTTTTAAGTCCCTTTACTAGATTTGTTAATTTTGAAGAGTCTTCTAGGTTAGCAATTGAAAATTCTGCACCATCAAAGTCTGAGCCTATGCCAACATGCTCTACTCCAACCAATTCACACACATGAGCTATATGTTTGATAATTGAAACTAGATCATGGTTTAGGCCTATAAAATCTGGATAAAAGGTAATACAGATGACACCACCTGTTTGTGCAAGTTCCTTAATTTGACTATCATTCAGATTTCTTGGATGATGGCATAAAGCGTGGCAGTTAGAATGGGATGCAATAATAGGCTTCCTTGTAATCTGTATAACGTCCCAAAAGCTTGCCTGAGACAAATGGGAAACATCACATAATATCCCTAAATCAGACATTTTACTAATGACTTCTTTACCAAAAAGAGTCAAGCCGCCAGTTTCATTGCAGCCATCAGCCAGCATATTTCTATTATTCCAGGTTATTCCTATGCATCTTATACCCAGGTGAAAAAAAATGTCCAGTATTGCCATATTTTCAATAGGTTCTGCTCCTTCTAAAGAAAGTAATAATCCAATTTTCTTTTCACTAGACAATAGGCGTCCTATGTCCTCCTTATTTTTTATATGTATGAGCTGTGGACCACTGGCAATCTCTAAGAAGGTATTTATCAGTTCCAGGCATCTTCTTAGACTTAGACCAGGTTTATAATGTTGGTGTACATATACAGCCATAAACTGTATAAATACACCACCATTAATCATCTTTGGCAGGTCCACATGAGAACTGCCATTTTTAAAAAAGTTTGTTTCACCTGAATTGATTTTTAATAAGGTATCGCAATGGCTATCTACAATTTTAAATAAATTCATTGCTATTGCCCCCTTATCAGTTGAATTGTAATAAGTTATGAAACTAAAAACCTGTCTATCCCTTAAGGAATAAACAGGCATAAAGAGTTCATTTTAAAATAAATTTATCTTGGTTCAACTATTAGCTTAATAGCGGTCCTTTCTTCGCCATCTATTAAGATGTCTGTAAATGCGGGTATACAAATTAGATCGATTCCACTAGGAGCTACAAATCCCCTTGCTATTGCTACTGCTTTAACTGCCTGATTAAGCGCCCCTGCTCCAATGGCTTGCATTTCAGCAGCCCCCTTTTCCCTTAAAACTCCTGCTAAGGCACCTGCTACAGAATTTGGACTTGATTTGGCTGAAACTTTCAATACATCCATTAACTAAACCTCCCTTAATTGTTTCGTTGAGTTTCGTTGAATATTGGATACCCTTCTAAATTCAATATATTCTTCTCAGTTTAAAAAAATCCTTTTTTTGAAAGATTTATTTTAAATTTAGTCACAATATTTTTGAAGCCTTTCAATACTGACTGCTTTCCCTGTCACATTATCAACTTCAAGAATAACTGCATTTAATTGTGATGTGCCTGTAGCAACTTCAAAACGATTAGGCATATGGGTTAAAAACCGTGCAATAATATTTTCTTTTTTTATTCCTAATATAGATTCATAAGGACCAGTCATGCCAACATCAGTTATGTATCCGGTACCTTTTGGCAAGATTTTATCATCAGCAGTTTGTATGTGGGTATGAGTTCCTAAAACAGCAGAAACCTTACCATCTAAATAATATCCTAATGCCATTTTCTCAGATGTTGCTTCTGCATGAATATCTACAATAATGATATTAGTTTGATTAGCTATATGTGCCAGTATATTATCCATGGTCCGGAATGGGCATTCCAAGGCCTGCATATATACACGCCCTTGAAGGTTTATTACAGACAATTTAATGTTATTTTTGGTAAAAACCTTGTAGCCTTTACCGGGAGTTCCAGGGGGATAATTTGCAGGTCTAACAATTCTTTCTTCTCTATCAATAAAGTCCAAGATATCCTTTTTATCCCAGACATGATTTCCTAGGGTTATAAAGTCAACACCA of the Desulfitibacter alkalitolerans DSM 16504 genome contains:
- a CDS encoding PHP domain-containing protein, whose translation is MGADLHVHTTASDGTLKPGQCIKMAVSLGLEAISITDHDTVGGLEEAFQEAIKYPGFTFVPGIEISTDYYNTEVHVLGYYINHNCKSLNDFLQEMRLEREERCKKIINRLKSIGVNVFYEDLKNYTKEGTIGRPHIAQLIVKSGYGVNLQDAFDKYLVKGRPAYVPRKKITPAQAIEIVNKARGLPVLAHPIFLGNRKQIINVLEQGFIGVEVEYPNQSLEFKTWLTLKAHKMGLVTTGGSDFHGDIKGTQLGDFKVGFSIVKQLQKLKRERN
- a CDS encoding dipeptidase; its protein translation is MNLFKIVDSHCDTLLKINSGETNFFKNGSSHVDLPKMINGGVFIQFMAVYVHQHYKPGLSLRRCLELINTFLEIASGPQLIHIKNKEDIGRLLSSEKKIGLLLSLEGAEPIENMAILDIFFHLGIRCIGITWNNRNMLADGCNETGGLTLFGKEVISKMSDLGILCDVSHLSQASFWDVIQITRKPIIASHSNCHALCHHPRNLNDSQIKELAQTGGVICITFYPDFIGLNHDLVSIIKHIAHVCELVGVEHVGIGSDFDGAEFSIANLEDSSKLTNLVKGLKKSGFHNQEIEKIMGNNIINLLKNTLPGGNYGS
- a CDS encoding stage V sporulation protein S, translated to MDVLKVSAKSSPNSVAGALAGVLREKGAAEMQAIGAGALNQAVKAVAIARGFVAPSGIDLICIPAFTDILIDGEERTAIKLIVEPR
- a CDS encoding TIGR00282 family metallophosphoesterase yields the protein MRFLFIGDIVGRPGRNIVKSMLPQLKVECSPDVVIVNAENAAGGNGLTEQVANELYNDGVDFITLGNHVWDKKDILDFIDREERIVRPANYPPGTPGKGYKVFTKNNIKLSVINLQGRVYMQALECPFRTMDNILAHIANQTNIIIVDIHAEATSEKMALGYYLDGKVSAVLGTHTHIQTADDKILPKGTGYITDVGMTGPYESILGIKKENIIARFLTHMPNRFEVATGTSQLNAVILEVDNVTGKAVSIERLQKYCD